Proteins co-encoded in one Actinomadura luteofluorescens genomic window:
- a CDS encoding zinc metalloprotease: MKLLAAAALLAALVPAAPHGQSASTGPSTSKGPERRADDCAHPPAAPEARHRTDGHARDRMDLSPAEAALVEARLNRILDGLLQGGHGASKSANLRRAAPITIPVYFHVIHAGAKGNLSNAMIQRQISTLNTSYGGGNGGADPHVSFTLKAVSRTDNAAWFGDPERYEGTYKPRLHKGGKSTLNLYSTYIGGDLLGWSTFPWKYKSDPQMDGVTIHYASIPGGSIENFNKGFSATHEVGHWLGLYHTFQDGCSGQGDRVADTPAERDPTNGCPPYKDTCPASGEDPVHNYMDYSYDTCMTSFTPGQGTRIHNVWTAYRA; the protein is encoded by the coding sequence GTGAAGCTGCTCGCCGCCGCCGCTCTGCTCGCCGCCCTCGTCCCCGCCGCGCCACACGGGCAGTCCGCGAGCACAGGACCGTCCACGAGCAAGGGGCCCGAACGCCGGGCCGACGACTGCGCGCACCCCCCTGCGGCCCCCGAGGCGCGCCACCGGACAGACGGCCATGCCCGGGACCGCATGGACCTGAGCCCCGCCGAGGCCGCCCTCGTGGAGGCGCGCCTGAACCGGATCCTGGACGGTCTCCTCCAGGGCGGGCACGGGGCCTCGAAGAGCGCGAACCTGCGCCGGGCCGCACCGATCACCATCCCGGTCTACTTCCACGTGATCCACGCCGGCGCGAAGGGCAACCTGTCCAACGCGATGATCCAGCGCCAGATCAGCACGCTGAACACGTCCTACGGCGGGGGCAACGGCGGCGCGGACCCGCACGTCTCCTTCACGCTCAAGGCCGTGAGCCGCACCGACAACGCGGCATGGTTCGGCGACCCGGAACGCTACGAGGGCACCTACAAGCCGCGGCTGCACAAGGGCGGCAAGTCCACGCTGAACCTCTACAGCACCTACATCGGCGGCGACCTGCTCGGCTGGTCGACGTTCCCCTGGAAGTACAAGTCCGACCCCCAGATGGACGGGGTGACCATCCACTACGCCAGCATCCCGGGCGGATCCATCGAGAACTTCAACAAGGGGTTCAGCGCGACCCACGAGGTCGGGCACTGGCTGGGGCTGTACCACACGTTCCAGGACGGTTGCAGCGGCCAGGGCGACCGTGTCGCCGACACGCCCGCCGAGCGCGACCCTACGAACGGCTGCCCGCCCTACAAGGACACCTGCCCCGCCTCCGGGGAAGACCCGGTGCACAACTACATGGACTACAGCTACGACACCTGCATGACGTCCTTCACCCCCGGCCAGGGCACCCGCATCCACAACGTGTGGACGGCCTACCGCGCCTAG
- the guaA gene encoding glutamine-hydrolyzing GMP synthase: protein MVAADQSFDTVLVVDFGAQYAQLIARRVRECHVFSEIVPSTMPAAEMLARRPKAIILSGGPASVYAEGAPVAPEGLFDIGVPTLGICYGHQVMAQALGGTVENSDVAEYGGATVAVASPGMLFAGLPHEQAVWMSHRDFVSSAPSGFAVTASTDVTPVAGMEDLERGFFGVQFHPEVLHTEHGMEILRRFLYEGAGCRPSWTMVNIADESIEAVREQVGEKRVICALSGGVDSAVAAALVQRAIGDQLTCVFVDHGLLRKGEPEQVEKDFVAATGVNLHVVDAQERFLSALDGVTDPERKRKIIGREFIRVFEEAAREIVHGGAAAGDPAEPVEFLVQGTLYPDVVESGGGTGAANIKSHHNVGGLPEDLQFELVEPLRTLFKDEVRALGEQLGLPAEIVWRQPFPGPGLGIRIIGAVTRDRLDILRDADAIAREELTRAGLDRDIWQFPVVLLADVRSVGVQGDSRTYGHPIVLRPVTSEDAMTADWAKLPYDVLQRISTRITNEVREINRVTVDITSKPPGTIEWE, encoded by the coding sequence TTGGTGGCCGCAGACCAATCCTTTGACACCGTCCTCGTCGTGGACTTCGGCGCGCAGTACGCGCAGCTGATCGCGCGACGGGTCCGCGAGTGCCATGTGTTCAGCGAGATCGTCCCCTCCACCATGCCGGCGGCGGAGATGCTCGCCCGGCGGCCGAAGGCGATCATCCTGTCGGGCGGCCCGGCGTCGGTGTACGCCGAGGGCGCCCCGGTCGCACCGGAGGGCCTGTTCGACATCGGCGTCCCCACGCTCGGCATCTGCTACGGCCACCAGGTCATGGCGCAGGCCCTCGGCGGGACGGTCGAGAACTCCGACGTCGCCGAGTACGGCGGCGCCACCGTCGCCGTCGCCTCTCCCGGCATGCTGTTCGCGGGCCTGCCGCACGAGCAGGCGGTGTGGATGTCCCACCGCGACTTCGTGAGCAGCGCCCCGTCGGGCTTCGCCGTGACCGCCAGTACTGACGTCACCCCGGTCGCGGGCATGGAGGATCTGGAGCGCGGTTTCTTCGGCGTCCAGTTCCACCCCGAGGTCCTGCACACCGAGCACGGCATGGAGATCCTGCGGCGCTTCCTCTACGAGGGCGCCGGGTGCCGGCCGAGCTGGACGATGGTGAACATCGCGGACGAGTCGATCGAGGCCGTCCGGGAGCAGGTCGGGGAGAAGCGGGTGATCTGCGCGCTGTCGGGCGGCGTGGACTCCGCCGTCGCCGCCGCGCTCGTCCAGCGCGCCATCGGCGACCAGCTGACCTGCGTGTTCGTCGACCACGGCCTGCTGCGCAAGGGCGAGCCCGAGCAGGTCGAGAAGGACTTCGTCGCCGCCACCGGGGTGAACCTGCACGTCGTGGACGCCCAGGAGCGCTTCCTGTCCGCCCTCGACGGCGTCACCGACCCGGAGCGGAAGCGGAAGATCATCGGCCGCGAGTTCATCCGGGTGTTCGAGGAGGCGGCCCGCGAGATCGTGCACGGCGGGGCGGCGGCCGGAGACCCGGCCGAACCCGTCGAGTTCCTCGTCCAGGGAACCCTCTACCCGGACGTGGTCGAATCGGGCGGCGGCACCGGCGCGGCCAACATCAAGTCGCACCACAACGTCGGAGGCCTCCCCGAAGACCTCCAGTTCGAGCTGGTCGAGCCGCTGCGGACGCTGTTCAAGGACGAGGTCCGCGCACTCGGCGAGCAGCTCGGCCTGCCGGCCGAGATCGTCTGGCGGCAGCCGTTCCCCGGCCCCGGCCTCGGCATCCGCATCATCGGCGCCGTCACGCGCGACCGCCTGGACATCCTCCGCGACGCCGACGCCATCGCCCGCGAGGAGCTGACCCGCGCCGGCCTCGACCGCGACATCTGGCAGTTCCCGGTGGTGCTGCTCGCGGACGTGCGGTCGGTGGGCGTGCAGGGCGACAGCCGCACCTACGGCCACCCGATCGTCCTGCGCCCGGTGACCAGCGAGGACGCGATGACGGCCGACTGGGCGAAGCTGCCCTACGACGTCCTGCAGCGCATCTCCACCCGCATCACCAACGAGGTCCGCGAGATCAACCGCGTCACCGTCGACATCACCTCCAAGCCCCCCGGCACCATCGAGTGGGAGTAG
- a CDS encoding carboxymuconolactone decarboxylase family protein: MSVDALKGALPGYAKDTKLNLGSLTSTSQLTDQQLWGTVLACALATRSAVVIRELAEEAGDNLSAEAFEAAKGAASIMAMNNVYYRATHLIGDETYATLPARLRMSIIGRPGVEKADFELWCLAVSAINGCGRCLESHEKVVREAGLSRELVQEVLRIAAVVNATAATLDAEAALAPATV, from the coding sequence ATGAGCGTTGACGCGCTGAAGGGCGCCCTCCCGGGCTACGCCAAGGACACCAAGCTCAATCTCGGCTCGCTGACCTCGACCTCCCAGCTCACCGACCAGCAGCTGTGGGGGACGGTCCTGGCCTGCGCCCTCGCCACGCGGAGCGCCGTCGTCATCCGGGAGCTGGCCGAGGAGGCGGGCGACAACCTGTCCGCCGAGGCGTTCGAGGCGGCCAAGGGCGCCGCGTCGATCATGGCGATGAACAACGTGTACTACCGCGCCACCCACCTCATCGGGGACGAGACGTACGCGACCCTCCCGGCCCGGCTGCGGATGTCGATCATCGGCAGGCCCGGCGTGGAGAAGGCCGACTTCGAGCTGTGGTGCCTCGCCGTGTCGGCGATCAACGGCTGCGGGCGCTGCCTGGAGTCGCACGAGAAGGTCGTCCGCGAGGCCGGCCTGTCGCGCGAGCTCGTCCAGGAGGTGCTGCGGATCGCCGCCGTGGTGAACGCGACCGCCGCGACCCTGGACGCGGAGGCCGCGCTGGCCCCCGCCACGGTCTGA
- a CDS encoding peroxiredoxin, with the protein MLTVGDKFPEYELTACVSLDADNAFETINHKSYEGKWRVVFFWPKDFTFVCPTEIAEFGRLNEDFADRDAQVLGASVDNEFVHYAWRKDHPDLREIPFPMLSDLRRELSESLGILTEDGVAQRATFIVDPNNEIQFAMVTAGSVGRNVKEVLRVLDALQSDELCPCNWNKGEDTLDAAKLLAGA; encoded by the coding sequence GTGCTTACTGTCGGTGACAAGTTCCCCGAGTACGAGCTCACCGCCTGCGTCTCGCTGGACGCCGACAACGCGTTCGAGACGATCAACCACAAGTCCTACGAGGGCAAGTGGCGCGTGGTGTTCTTCTGGCCCAAGGACTTCACGTTCGTCTGTCCGACCGAGATCGCGGAGTTCGGCCGCCTCAACGAGGACTTCGCCGACCGCGACGCGCAGGTGCTCGGCGCGTCCGTCGACAACGAGTTCGTCCACTACGCGTGGCGCAAGGACCACCCGGACCTGCGGGAGATCCCGTTCCCGATGCTGTCCGACCTCAGGCGCGAGCTCTCGGAGTCGCTCGGCATCCTCACCGAGGACGGCGTCGCGCAGCGCGCGACGTTCATCGTCGACCCGAACAACGAGATCCAGTTCGCCATGGTGACCGCCGGCTCCGTCGGCCGGAACGTCAAGGAGGTCCTGCGGGTCCTGGACGCGCTGCAGAGCGACGAGCTGTGCCCCTGCAACTGGAACAAGGGCGAGGACACCCTCGACGCGGCCAAGCTGCTCGCCGGGGCCTGA
- a CDS encoding TetR/AcrR family transcriptional regulator, with the protein MSPRPYGGVTADRRRADRRAALLEAALDLLAEEGVRGTSLRAVCAHAGLNPRYFYESFTDLDALLAEVHDRIVAEIAEAAARGVAAAGPDAGLRATVRSAAMAALDTGRADPRKIRVMLVEATASPVLRARQHAARRDYTRRVIEYARTFSDIPPGADARVHFIATMLVAGWNENLIAWLDGELQTTLSGLADMFADAAEALATHAAARPR; encoded by the coding sequence GTGAGCCCTCGCCCGTACGGCGGCGTCACCGCCGACCGCCGCCGCGCCGACCGCCGCGCCGCGCTCCTGGAAGCGGCCCTCGACCTGCTCGCGGAGGAAGGCGTCCGGGGGACGTCCCTGCGCGCGGTCTGCGCGCACGCCGGCCTCAACCCGCGCTACTTCTACGAGAGCTTCACCGACCTGGACGCCCTGCTCGCCGAGGTCCACGACCGGATCGTCGCGGAGATCGCCGAGGCCGCCGCCCGGGGCGTCGCCGCCGCCGGGCCGGACGCCGGCCTGCGCGCGACCGTCCGCTCCGCCGCCATGGCCGCCCTGGACACGGGCCGCGCCGATCCCCGCAAGATCCGCGTGATGCTGGTCGAGGCGACCGCCAGCCCCGTCCTGCGGGCGCGCCAGCACGCCGCCCGCCGCGACTACACGCGCCGGGTCATCGAGTACGCCCGCACGTTCTCCGACATCCCGCCGGGCGCCGACGCGCGCGTGCACTTCATCGCCACGATGCTGGTCGCCGGATGGAACGAGAACCTCATCGCCTGGCTGGACGGGGAGCTCCAGACCACCCTGTCCGGTCTGGCCGACATGTTCGCCGACGCCGCCGAAGCCCTCGCCACGCACGCCGCCGCCCGCCCCCGCTGA
- a CDS encoding carotenoid oxygenase family protein has translation MPRSSDTEPRSGATAASTDMARVFAPLMREHDYAVDQIDGDLPPGLTGTLYRIGPGKWEVGRTLMHHLFDGDGMVSQFAFDGRSVRFRNRYVRTPQFRHGLVSGGPVRPGVGTPLPGGFWANFVKGKGPANPANTGIALHADRLLALWEGGPPHRLDPDTLETLGTYDFGGRLRGALKAFSAHPKWDPVTGEMFNFGQDFSPLPALNCWKVDRRGRLRRLARVRMANMPWNHDVALTTEHMVFVLDPYMFDLRTMFGGGASVFDAIRHRPEKGTRFVLVPRDGGPARVVEHEALVHVHVANAFEDGSDTVVDLVLFDDFEAIRRDLSDFRTRFTDLPSSRLTRYRITPAGRVIETPLSDRPGEFPQYDWRRSTRRHRYTYMTGRTGPSGEYDTVLKVDNDTGHTQAHEAGPHTYVGEPIFVPRAPDSAEDDGWLLAVVYLAAEHRSRLTILDARDLAPVADLHLPHHIPFGFHGTFTTRVADPGAPIPHPDRLPIR, from the coding sequence GTGCCCCGTTCCAGCGACACCGAGCCCCGGTCCGGCGCGACCGCGGCCTCCACGGACATGGCGCGCGTGTTCGCGCCGCTCATGCGCGAGCACGACTACGCCGTCGACCAGATCGACGGGGATCTCCCGCCCGGCCTCACCGGCACGCTGTACCGGATCGGCCCGGGCAAGTGGGAGGTCGGGCGCACGCTGATGCACCACCTCTTCGACGGCGACGGGATGGTCTCGCAGTTCGCCTTCGACGGGCGGTCCGTACGGTTCCGCAACCGGTACGTGCGGACGCCGCAGTTCAGGCACGGCCTGGTCTCCGGCGGTCCCGTCCGCCCGGGCGTCGGAACGCCGCTCCCCGGCGGCTTCTGGGCCAACTTCGTGAAGGGGAAGGGCCCGGCCAACCCCGCCAACACCGGCATCGCGCTGCACGCCGACCGGCTGCTGGCCCTGTGGGAGGGCGGCCCGCCGCACCGCCTCGACCCCGACACCCTGGAGACGCTCGGCACGTACGACTTCGGCGGACGGCTGCGCGGCGCGCTCAAGGCGTTCTCCGCCCACCCGAAGTGGGATCCGGTGACGGGCGAGATGTTCAACTTCGGCCAGGACTTCAGCCCGCTGCCCGCGCTGAACTGCTGGAAGGTCGACCGGCGCGGCCGGCTGCGGCGGCTCGCCCGGGTCCGGATGGCGAACATGCCGTGGAACCACGACGTGGCGCTGACGACCGAGCACATGGTGTTCGTGCTGGACCCGTACATGTTCGACCTGCGCACGATGTTCGGCGGCGGCGCGTCGGTGTTCGACGCGATCCGGCATCGTCCCGAGAAGGGGACGCGGTTCGTGCTGGTGCCGCGCGACGGCGGTCCGGCCCGGGTCGTGGAGCACGAGGCGCTCGTGCACGTCCACGTGGCGAACGCCTTCGAGGACGGTTCCGACACCGTCGTCGACCTGGTGCTCTTCGACGACTTCGAAGCGATCAGGCGCGACCTGTCCGACTTCCGCACGCGCTTCACCGACCTGCCGTCCAGCAGGCTCACGCGCTACCGGATCACCCCGGCGGGCCGTGTGATCGAGACGCCGCTGTCGGACCGGCCCGGCGAGTTCCCCCAGTACGACTGGCGCCGTTCCACGCGCAGGCACCGCTACACCTACATGACTGGACGGACGGGCCCGAGCGGCGAGTACGACACCGTCCTGAAAGTCGACAACGACACCGGCCACACGCAGGCGCACGAGGCGGGCCCGCACACCTACGTGGGCGAGCCCATCTTCGTGCCCCGCGCGCCGGATTCCGCCGAGGACGACGGGTGGCTCCTAGCCGTGGTGTATCTCGCCGCGGAGCACCGCTCGCGGCTCACCATCCTGGACGCCCGTGACCTCGCCCCGGTCGCGGACCTTCACCTCCCGCACCACATCCCGTTCGGCTTCCACGGCACGTTCACCACCCGCGTCGCCGATCCCGGCGCCCCGATCCCGCACCCCGACCGCCTGCCCATCCGCTGA
- a CDS encoding LysR substrate-binding domain-containing protein has translation MGISRPTVAQLRAFLALAEYLHFRDAAAALRMSQPALSGAVAALEEGLGTRLVERTTRRVLLTPAGERVARRAETVLAELDRLVEEVQAVRGMLVGPLRVGVIPTVAPYLLPIVLPRLAKEFPDLELSVHEEQTGHIVAELIAGRLDVVLLALPAPATGVTELPLYDEDFVLVAPAGFDLGATGVAREALNDLDVILLNEGHCLRDQALDVCREVGARAAAATYATSLATLVQLVSGGLGVTLVPETALPVETRRAPNLGCHRFAAPAPFRRIGLGFRSTSPRADEFEALAASVRAALSESGIAESGVIPGVRTA, from the coding sequence ATGGGGATCAGCAGACCGACGGTGGCCCAGTTGCGGGCGTTCCTGGCATTGGCGGAGTACCTGCATTTCCGTGACGCCGCCGCCGCTCTGCGCATGAGCCAGCCCGCCCTGTCCGGGGCCGTGGCGGCGCTCGAGGAGGGCCTCGGAACGCGGCTCGTCGAGCGGACGACGCGCAGGGTCCTGCTGACGCCCGCGGGGGAGCGGGTCGCGCGGCGGGCCGAGACCGTCCTCGCGGAACTCGACCGGCTGGTCGAGGAGGTCCAGGCCGTCCGGGGGATGCTCGTGGGGCCGCTCCGGGTGGGGGTCATCCCGACCGTCGCGCCGTACCTGCTGCCCATCGTCCTGCCGAGGCTCGCCAAGGAGTTCCCCGACCTGGAACTGTCCGTCCACGAGGAGCAGACCGGCCACATCGTCGCGGAACTGATCGCCGGGCGCCTGGACGTGGTGCTGCTGGCGCTCCCCGCGCCGGCGACGGGCGTGACGGAACTGCCGCTGTACGACGAGGACTTCGTGCTCGTCGCGCCCGCCGGGTTCGACCTGGGCGCCACCGGGGTCGCGCGGGAGGCGCTGAACGACCTCGACGTCATCCTGCTGAACGAGGGTCACTGCCTGCGCGACCAGGCACTGGACGTCTGCCGGGAGGTGGGGGCGCGCGCGGCCGCGGCCACGTACGCCACGAGCCTGGCGACGCTGGTCCAGCTGGTGTCGGGCGGGCTGGGGGTGACGCTCGTCCCCGAGACGGCGCTGCCCGTGGAGACCCGCCGGGCGCCGAACCTCGGCTGCCACCGGTTCGCGGCACCGGCGCCCTTCCGCCGCATCGGCCTCGGCTTCCGGTCGACGTCCCCGCGCGCGGACGAGTTCGAGGCGCTCGCGGCGAGCGTCCGCGCCGCACTCTCCGAATCGGGCATCGCGGAGTCGGGCGTGATCCCCGGGGTCCGCACCGCCTGA
- a CDS encoding bifunctional glycosyltransferase/CDP-glycerol:glycerophosphate glycerophosphotransferase gives MSPKLSVVVPFHNTEEYLQECLESLAGQTLGDLEVIMVDDGSTDNGAVIAKDMCGRDPRFRLLTRENEGPGPARNAGVRQARGEYLAFADADDVVEREAYARLVASLERTGSDLACGNVQRMDDDRTWQSHLHDGVFTDPRSKTHVSSMPMLMRDRTPWNKVYRRAFWTRTGLEFPTGYYEDPPVTARAHALARSVDVLSDTVYFWRRRPGSITEDRYDWDNFRQRMRSARSVRDGLADYAPQLLNAYDEHVLIPIELRVLFEALPRTQDENRGELVAMGAALARQVSARVVKRQPAMTRLQLHLLCRRMLPELLEVLRFAQLRMAADAPRVRRGLRHRWYAEYPFFEDEDRGVPAHVYDVTDELKPVAAIDRATWSDGRLRLEGHAYVRHLDASSEDGSRIRIWLVAANRRGLMRVPVRRVRRPDVTAGSRQSNVSYDWSGFVAEIDPSALRMFGRWRDVDWVPCVEIVNRGLRRRSTFVGPRLTGRQWPRDRECAPGVLVQGVTGRNRFVIQVRRTPAAVVGCHLEGGELWLDGWSRVPFGDEPRVTAVPRVGRATVLGPVEPVGAEGFRARLPVAGLARRQGDWEITLSEGVRPYLDEEPAGAAFPIPGGELEIARTRRGTLRIVSRGLVLAVDEVSWSSEGALRLAGTCSDRIGRPDSLVLRRRRSSEEHAVRLHWEDDRFTAVFSPARMPVLGLSRPLVSGRWDVLATVGGQEQPVVVRRHTLRDLPEPFEAGLHRITVRAQKTDQLQLRVETALDDDERGAYAQSRIRSGHYRRHLNLPVRELAVFDAYKGRQYSCNPRGIYDELRRRETDLECVWVTENGQFGKPSGARTVLAGTREHYEALARARYIFGNWSQQEWFTKREDQTYVQCWHGTPLKKLGYDVKQMPFKRTEGVDWMEYDVPQWDLLLAQNAFSVPLFRRAFGYSGDVLESGYPRNDVLSSPHRDEIAAAVRRRLGIPEGKRVVLYAPTWRDDFHHAIGKRAFRLEFEIDRFRAALGRDHVLLLRTHYLVTDRPRLRPGDCVMDVSVYPDISELFLISDVLVTDYSSSMFDFAVTGRPMVFFTYDLERYRDHVRGFYFDFDAEAPGPLLATTQDVVEALREPAALETGFREARAAFAARYCPHDDGHAGARVLDRVLR, from the coding sequence ATGTCCCCGAAGCTCAGCGTGGTCGTGCCGTTCCACAACACCGAGGAGTATCTCCAGGAGTGCCTGGAATCGCTGGCGGGCCAGACGCTGGGCGACCTGGAAGTGATCATGGTGGACGACGGGTCCACCGACAACGGCGCCGTGATCGCCAAGGACATGTGCGGCCGCGATCCGCGGTTCCGCCTCCTCACGCGGGAGAACGAGGGGCCCGGGCCCGCACGCAACGCGGGCGTGCGGCAGGCGCGGGGCGAGTACCTGGCGTTCGCCGACGCCGACGACGTCGTGGAGCGCGAGGCGTACGCGCGGCTGGTCGCGTCCCTTGAGCGGACCGGGTCGGACCTGGCCTGCGGGAACGTCCAGCGGATGGACGACGACCGCACCTGGCAGTCGCACCTGCACGACGGCGTCTTCACCGATCCCCGTTCGAAGACGCATGTGTCGTCCATGCCGATGCTCATGCGCGACCGGACGCCGTGGAACAAGGTGTACCGGCGCGCGTTCTGGACTCGGACCGGTCTGGAGTTCCCTACCGGCTACTACGAGGACCCGCCCGTCACGGCGCGCGCGCACGCACTGGCCCGTTCCGTGGACGTCCTGAGCGACACGGTCTACTTCTGGCGCAGGCGCCCTGGATCCATCACAGAGGACCGCTACGACTGGGACAACTTCAGGCAGCGCATGCGTTCCGCGCGGTCCGTACGGGACGGTCTGGCCGACTACGCGCCGCAGCTCCTGAACGCCTACGACGAGCACGTCCTGATCCCCATCGAGCTTCGCGTCCTGTTCGAGGCCCTTCCCAGGACGCAGGACGAGAACCGTGGAGAACTCGTCGCCATGGGCGCGGCCCTGGCCCGGCAGGTGAGCGCTCGCGTCGTGAAGCGGCAGCCCGCGATGACGCGCCTGCAACTGCACCTGCTGTGCCGGCGGATGCTGCCGGAACTGCTGGAGGTGCTGCGCTTCGCCCAGCTGCGCATGGCGGCGGACGCGCCGCGCGTGCGCCGCGGCCTGCGGCACCGCTGGTACGCCGAGTACCCGTTCTTCGAGGACGAGGACCGGGGCGTCCCGGCGCACGTGTACGACGTGACCGACGAGCTCAAACCGGTCGCCGCGATCGACCGGGCCACCTGGTCGGACGGCAGGCTCCGCCTGGAGGGCCACGCCTACGTCCGGCATCTGGACGCCTCCAGCGAGGACGGGTCCCGGATCCGGATCTGGCTGGTGGCGGCCAACAGGCGGGGCCTCATGCGCGTCCCGGTCAGGCGGGTCCGCAGGCCGGACGTGACCGCCGGGTCGAGGCAGTCGAACGTCTCCTACGACTGGTCCGGGTTCGTCGCGGAGATCGACCCGTCCGCGCTGCGGATGTTCGGGCGCTGGCGGGACGTCGACTGGGTGCCGTGCGTCGAGATCGTCAACCGGGGGCTGCGGCGCCGGTCGACGTTCGTCGGCCCGCGCCTCACCGGGCGGCAGTGGCCGCGGGACCGGGAGTGCGCGCCGGGCGTGCTCGTCCAGGGCGTCACGGGCCGGAACCGGTTCGTGATCCAGGTGCGCCGCACGCCGGCGGCGGTCGTCGGCTGCCACCTGGAGGGCGGCGAGCTGTGGCTGGACGGCTGGAGCCGCGTCCCGTTCGGGGACGAGCCGCGCGTCACGGCCGTCCCGAGGGTGGGGCGGGCGACGGTGCTCGGGCCGGTCGAGCCGGTCGGCGCCGAAGGGTTCCGGGCGCGGCTGCCGGTCGCCGGGCTGGCCCGGCGGCAGGGCGACTGGGAGATCACCCTCTCGGAGGGGGTCCGCCCGTACCTGGACGAGGAACCGGCGGGTGCGGCCTTCCCCATCCCCGGCGGGGAACTGGAGATCGCCAGGACGCGGCGCGGCACCCTGCGGATCGTCTCCCGCGGCCTCGTCCTCGCCGTCGACGAGGTGTCGTGGTCGTCCGAGGGCGCCCTCCGCCTGGCGGGCACGTGCTCGGACCGGATCGGGCGGCCGGACTCGCTGGTCCTCAGGCGGCGGCGGTCGAGCGAGGAACACGCCGTCAGGCTGCACTGGGAGGACGACCGGTTCACGGCGGTGTTCTCGCCCGCGCGCATGCCGGTGCTCGGTCTGTCGCGCCCGCTGGTCTCGGGCCGCTGGGACGTCCTCGCCACGGTCGGAGGGCAGGAGCAGCCGGTGGTCGTCCGCCGCCATACGCTCCGCGACCTGCCCGAGCCGTTCGAGGCGGGTCTGCACCGGATCACCGTCCGTGCCCAGAAGACCGACCAGTTGCAGCTGCGCGTCGAGACGGCCTTGGACGACGACGAGCGCGGCGCCTACGCGCAGAGCCGCATACGGTCCGGGCACTACCGGCGCCACCTGAACCTGCCCGTCCGTGAACTCGCCGTGTTCGACGCCTACAAGGGGCGCCAGTACTCGTGCAACCCGCGCGGCATCTACGACGAGCTGCGGCGCCGCGAAACCGACCTGGAATGCGTGTGGGTCACCGAGAACGGGCAGTTCGGCAAGCCTTCTGGTGCCCGCACCGTCCTCGCCGGGACGCGGGAGCACTACGAGGCGCTCGCCCGCGCGCGCTACATCTTCGGCAACTGGTCGCAGCAGGAATGGTTCACCAAGCGCGAGGACCAGACCTACGTCCAGTGCTGGCACGGGACGCCGCTCAAGAAGCTCGGATACGACGTCAAGCAGATGCCCTTCAAGCGCACCGAGGGCGTGGACTGGATGGAGTACGACGTCCCCCAGTGGGACCTCCTGCTCGCCCAGAACGCGTTCTCCGTGCCGCTGTTCCGGCGCGCGTTCGGCTACTCCGGGGACGTCCTCGAAAGCGGCTACCCCCGCAACGACGTGCTGAGCAGCCCGCACCGCGACGAGATCGCCGCGGCGGTGCGGCGGCGCCTCGGCATCCCTGAGGGCAAGCGGGTCGTGCTGTACGCGCCGACGTGGCGGGACGACTTCCACCACGCGATCGGCAAGCGCGCGTTCCGCCTCGAATTCGAGATCGACAGGTTCCGGGCCGCGCTGGGCCGCGACCACGTCCTGCTCCTGCGGACGCACTACCTCGTCACCGACCGTCCGAGGCTGCGGCCGGGCGACTGCGTCATGGACGTCTCGGTCTACCCCGACATCTCGGAGCTCTTCCTCATCAGCGACGTGCTCGTCACCGACTACTCGTCGTCCATGTTCGACTTCGCCGTCACCGGCCGGCCGATGGTGTTCTTCACCTACGACCTGGAGCGGTACCGCGACCACGTGCGCGGCTTCTACTTCGACTTCGACGCCGAGGCGCCGGGGCCGCTGCTCGCCACCACGCAGGACGTCGTCGAGGCGCTGCGCGAGCCCGCCGCGCTGGAGACCGGGTTCCGGGAAGCGCGCGCCGCCTTCGCCGCCCGGTACTGCCCGCACGACGACGGCCACGCCGGCGCGCGCGTGCTCGACCGGGTCCTGCGCTGA